In Daphnia magna isolate NIES linkage group LG5, ASM2063170v1.1, whole genome shotgun sequence, a single genomic region encodes these proteins:
- the LOC116935355 gene encoding nuclear envelope integral membrane protein 1 isoform X1 has translation MAPNTKSNAVIQSCIGKTVLSCLLIPLLFSSNAFCAIRAVQAGNAPHQYNIKPANVYHVSNNRSEPLLTIFCWTGDPKTVFGLWKTATVYLTIEDEDFYIYKGENASHVVHLHQSLQQSWFSFLPWKEKSISVSPFNMSCVGVFSQSPYSLRLDLRQINFNRLVMFATGILIFMVAPSLCKKVVFHYTTGTLVGVLGSILIIVYLTSRLIPKKSGAYAVLIGGSSIVFYLIRSLWENLYSVLREYHYYVIAYLAASSAISFAFCYRFGPVTNTRTIHLLQWGLQLCGLYLVFESSEHKEGAMAIILVTVVSHNFPGSWWARCRTLWYQRFPPKVRMLTEDEYVEQTRIETERGLKELREFSKSPNCNAWKTISRLKDPLRMRPKHSPRCIEFVSTPPKNNQNRRLSRFAEFVEGKSHLSDREVLDYETTAYRENETWTDDESDEE, from the exons ATGGCGCCCAACACGAAATCAAACGCTGTCATTCAGTCCTGTATAGGAAAAACAGTTCTTTCTTGTCTTCTCATACCACTTTTATTTTCCAGCAATGCGTTTTGTGCCATAAGAG CTGTTCAGGCTGGAAATGCACCACATCAGTATAATATCAAACCGGCCAATGTTTACCATGTGTCCAACAATCGTTCGGAACCGTTGTTGACCATATTCTGCTGGACAGGTGATCCCAAAACGGTGTTTGGGCTTTGGAAAACTGCGACG GTGTATTTGACAATAGAAGATGAAgacttttatatatataaagggGAGAATGCAAGTCATGTAGTCCATCTTCATCAATCCCTCCAACAATCATGGTTCTCTTTTCTGCCTTGGAAGGAAAAATCCATCTCAGTATCTCCTTTCAACATGTCATGCGTAGGAGTTTTTTCTCAATCACCTTACAGCTTAAGATTAGATCTCAGAC AAATCAACTTCAACCGTTTGGTTATGTTTGCTACTGGAATACTCATTTTCATGGTTGCCCCAAGTCTATGCAAGAAAGTAGTATTTCACTACACAACTGGTACACTTGTTGGAGTACTAGGTTCCATACTCATCATTGTTTATCTTACTAGCCGACTTATTCCCAAA AAATCTGGTGCTTATGCTGTCTTGATTGGTGGCAGTTCTATAGTTTTTTATCTGATCAGAAGTCTTTGGGAAAACTTGTACTCTGTACTCCGAGAATATCACTATTATGTGATTGCATACTTAGCTGCCAGCTCAGCAATTAGTTTTGCGTTTTGTTACCGATTTGGTCCAGTCACTAATACGAGAACAATCCACTTACTTCAGTGGGGTCTTCAGTTATGTGGGCTATATCTAGTTTTTGAAAGCAGTGAACATAAAGAAGGTGCAATGGCAATAATATTAGTCACCGTTGTTTCTCATAACTTTCCTGGGTCGTGGTGGGCGCGGTGCCGAACTCTATG GTACCAAAGATTCCCTCCTAAAGTGCGCATGTTAACAGAAGATGAATACGTTGAACAAACTCGAATTGAAACGGAACGAGGGCTGAAAGAACTGCGAGAATTTAGCAAGAGTCCCAATTGCAATGCATGGAAAACCATAAGTCGACTTAAGGATCCTCTCAG GATGCGACCTAAACATAGTCCTCGTTGTATTGAATTCGTCTCTACTCCACctaaaaataatcaaaatagACGATTATCCCG ATTTGCGGAGTTTGTCGAAGGCAAGTCGCACCTGTCAGACCGTGAAGTCCTTGATTACGAGACGACAGCATATCGAGAGAACGAAACCTGGACTGATGACGAGTCAGATGAAGAATGA
- the LOC116935355 gene encoding nuclear envelope integral membrane protein 1 isoform X2, whose amino-acid sequence MAPNTKSNAVIQSCIGKTVLSCLLIPLLFSSNAFCAIRAVQAGNAPHQYNIKPANVYHVSNNRSEPLLTIFCWTGDPKTVFGLWKTATVYLTIEDEDFYIYKGENASHVVHLHQSLQQSWFSFLPWKEKSISVSPFNMSCVGVFSQSPYSLRLDLRQINFNRLVMFATGILIFMVAPSLCKKVVFHYTTGTLVGVLGSILIIVYLTSRLIPKKSGAYAVLIGGSSIVFYLIRSLWENLYSVLREYHYYVIAYLAASSAISFAFCYRFGPVTNTRTIHLLQWGLQLCGLYLVFESSEHKEGAMAIILVTVVSHNFPGSWWARCRTLWYQRFPPKVRMLTEDEYVEQTRIETERGLKELREFSKSPNCNAWKTISRLKDPLRFAEFVEGKSHLSDREVLDYETTAYRENETWTDDESDEE is encoded by the exons ATGGCGCCCAACACGAAATCAAACGCTGTCATTCAGTCCTGTATAGGAAAAACAGTTCTTTCTTGTCTTCTCATACCACTTTTATTTTCCAGCAATGCGTTTTGTGCCATAAGAG CTGTTCAGGCTGGAAATGCACCACATCAGTATAATATCAAACCGGCCAATGTTTACCATGTGTCCAACAATCGTTCGGAACCGTTGTTGACCATATTCTGCTGGACAGGTGATCCCAAAACGGTGTTTGGGCTTTGGAAAACTGCGACG GTGTATTTGACAATAGAAGATGAAgacttttatatatataaagggGAGAATGCAAGTCATGTAGTCCATCTTCATCAATCCCTCCAACAATCATGGTTCTCTTTTCTGCCTTGGAAGGAAAAATCCATCTCAGTATCTCCTTTCAACATGTCATGCGTAGGAGTTTTTTCTCAATCACCTTACAGCTTAAGATTAGATCTCAGAC AAATCAACTTCAACCGTTTGGTTATGTTTGCTACTGGAATACTCATTTTCATGGTTGCCCCAAGTCTATGCAAGAAAGTAGTATTTCACTACACAACTGGTACACTTGTTGGAGTACTAGGTTCCATACTCATCATTGTTTATCTTACTAGCCGACTTATTCCCAAA AAATCTGGTGCTTATGCTGTCTTGATTGGTGGCAGTTCTATAGTTTTTTATCTGATCAGAAGTCTTTGGGAAAACTTGTACTCTGTACTCCGAGAATATCACTATTATGTGATTGCATACTTAGCTGCCAGCTCAGCAATTAGTTTTGCGTTTTGTTACCGATTTGGTCCAGTCACTAATACGAGAACAATCCACTTACTTCAGTGGGGTCTTCAGTTATGTGGGCTATATCTAGTTTTTGAAAGCAGTGAACATAAAGAAGGTGCAATGGCAATAATATTAGTCACCGTTGTTTCTCATAACTTTCCTGGGTCGTGGTGGGCGCGGTGCCGAACTCTATG GTACCAAAGATTCCCTCCTAAAGTGCGCATGTTAACAGAAGATGAATACGTTGAACAAACTCGAATTGAAACGGAACGAGGGCTGAAAGAACTGCGAGAATTTAGCAAGAGTCCCAATTGCAATGCATGGAAAACCATAAGTCGACTTAAGGATCCTCTCAG ATTTGCGGAGTTTGTCGAAGGCAAGTCGCACCTGTCAGACCGTGAAGTCCTTGATTACGAGACGACAGCATATCGAGAGAACGAAACCTGGACTGATGACGAGTCAGATGAAGAATGA
- the LOC123466514 gene encoding uncharacterized protein LOC123466514 isoform X2, with product MQLQRDKCRMIESQLTVKDEKPASLVSQTVGEMKINQADYRPFVVTFGSHQPSPILTLPLNVPVAAAVFLSQGTILANSDPSTLQIIKPKPNENPPTVEGSKMSSPVSSVIPIPSTFPIAEPTAGAVHVEQSRNDHTTTEYVENSEHAHLLPSPCFVPNPLEGKKSPYPKIIRRSFQPAYASLSIGGTPLLTSELTVASFGNMRDVNAYVDFNIDIHMSTDTTKTCKLVEGVENALSAMPPLIPIVMDEELFLANHSSFPDKCPNGNRQPNVDANSPSTEPSLVNELETHSNQFGPGELQLLLSPPSAGQDKSRNHPPAASPSKIASPPTLPTPGPTNLSLLLQQPNRLPHRMILQSKKKKENKKRDGRTSQCLCNIKGHFSKKLSPKKGIRYCINPAM from the exons ATGCAACTGCAACGTGATAAATGTC GAATGATAGAGAGTCAACTGACAGTTAAGGATGAGAAGCCTGCATCATTAGTCAGTCAGACTG TAggtgaaatgaaaattaatcAAGCTGATTATCGACCATTTGTTGTGACCTTTGGGTCACATCAGCCATCACCAATATTGACTCTGCCTCTCAATGTACCAGTGGCTGCAGCAGTCTTCCTTTCCCAGGGTACTATTCTTGCCAACTCAGATCCATCAACTCTTCAGATAATCAAACCAAAGCCCAATGAAAATCCGCCTACTGTGGAAGGAAGTAAAATGTCTTCTCCGGTGTCCTCTGTGATACCAATTCCAAGCACATTCCCTATTGCCGAACCGACAGCAGGAGCGGTACATGTCGAACAATCCCGCAATGATCACACAACAACCGAATACGTCGAAAATAGTGAGCATGCTCATCTTCTACCTTCCCCGTGTTTCGTACCGAATCCGCTAGAAGGGAAGAAATCGCCTTACCCTAAAATTATTCGGAGAAGTTTTCAACCAGCTTATGCTTCTCTTTCAATTGGTGGAACGCCTCTCTTGACCTCTGAATTGACCGTAGCATCCTTCG GAAATATGAGAGATGTGAATGCTTATGTGGATTTCAATATAGATATTCACATGTCTACAGACACCACCAAAACATGCAAGCTAGTCGAAGGAGTTGAAAATGCTTTGTCAGCAATGCCTCCTCTGATCCCGATTGTAATGGACGAAGAACTTTTTCTAGCTAACCATTCGTCATTTCCTGATAAATGTCCGAATGGTAATAGACAACCTAACGTTGATGCTAACTCCCCCTCTACTGAGCCTTCCTTGGTAAATGAACTGGAAACCCATAGTAATCAATTTg GCCCGGGTGAGCTACAACTTCTACTTTCCCCACCATCTGCCGGTCAGGATAAGTCTCGTAATCATCCACCCGCTGCAAGTCCAAGCAAAATTGCTTCACCTCCAACGCTACCAACACCTGGGCCTACAAATCTTAGTCTACTACTCCAACAACCCAACCGTCTGCCACACCGGATGATCCtgcaatcaaaaaaaaaaaaagaaaacaagaaaagggacGGAAGAACATCACAGTGCTTA TGCAATATAAAAGGccattttagtaaaaaattgTCCCCAAAAAAAGGGATACGGTACTGCATCAATCCCGCAATGTAA
- the LOC116923147 gene encoding UDP-N-acetylglucosamine transferase subunit ALG13 homolog codes for MNMPVSQEKKKIFVTVGTTQFDELVTRVLHLDMLEIMEAQGYTHLIIQIGRGPEPQIPTSQRIQITVYHLKGSISSDIKDASLVISHAGAGSCLEVLHAHKPLIVVVNQKLMGNHQLELAEKLHSERHVVMCYPETLKTTMTDFNTSSLENLPINNQMALSNYIEKLMGF; via the exons ATGAACATGCCTGTAAgtcaggaaaaaaagaaaatatttgttacCGTCGGGACCACCCAATTCGATGAATTGGTAACCCGGGTTTTGCATCTGGACATGTTAGAG ATTATGGAGGCCCAAGGTTACACACACCTCATCATTCAAATAGGACGAGGTCCTGAACCTCAAATTCCAACTTCACAAAGAATCCAAATAACTGTGTATCATTTAAAAGGAAGTATTTCTTCTGATATAAAAGATGCCTCGCTAGTAATTTCACATGCAGGTGCAGGCAGTTGTCTCGAAGTACTTCATGCACACAAGCCATTAATTGTTGTGGTCAACCAAAAGCTGATGGGCAACCATCAGCTGGAACTAGCTGAAAAACTTCACTCTGAAAGACATGTTGTTATGTGTTACCCAGAAACCTTGAAAACTACTATGACAGATTTTAATACCTCAAGCCTTGAAAACCTACCAATAAACAACCAAATGGCACTGTCTAATTACATTGAAAAACTGATgggattttga
- the LOC123466514 gene encoding uncharacterized protein LOC123466514 isoform X1, whose amino-acid sequence MQLQRDKCRMIESQLTVKDEKPASLVSQTVGEMKINQADYRPFVVTFGSHQPSPILTLPLNVPVAAAVFLSQGTILANSDPSTLQIIKPKPNENPPTVEGSKMSSPVSSVIPIPSTFPIAEPTAGAVHVEQSRNDHTTTEYVENSEHAHLLPSPCFVPNPLEGKKSPYPKIIRRSFQPAYASLSIGGTPLLTSELTVASFGNMRDVNAYVDFNIDIHMSTDTTKTCKLVEGVENALSAMPPLIPIVMDEELFLANHSSFPDKCPNGNRQPNVDANSPSTEPSLVNELETHSNQFAGPGELQLLLSPPSAGQDKSRNHPPAASPSKIASPPTLPTPGPTNLSLLLQQPNRLPHRMILQSKKKKENKKRDGRTSQCLCNIKGHFSKKLSPKKGIRYCINPAM is encoded by the exons ATGCAACTGCAACGTGATAAATGTC GAATGATAGAGAGTCAACTGACAGTTAAGGATGAGAAGCCTGCATCATTAGTCAGTCAGACTG TAggtgaaatgaaaattaatcAAGCTGATTATCGACCATTTGTTGTGACCTTTGGGTCACATCAGCCATCACCAATATTGACTCTGCCTCTCAATGTACCAGTGGCTGCAGCAGTCTTCCTTTCCCAGGGTACTATTCTTGCCAACTCAGATCCATCAACTCTTCAGATAATCAAACCAAAGCCCAATGAAAATCCGCCTACTGTGGAAGGAAGTAAAATGTCTTCTCCGGTGTCCTCTGTGATACCAATTCCAAGCACATTCCCTATTGCCGAACCGACAGCAGGAGCGGTACATGTCGAACAATCCCGCAATGATCACACAACAACCGAATACGTCGAAAATAGTGAGCATGCTCATCTTCTACCTTCCCCGTGTTTCGTACCGAATCCGCTAGAAGGGAAGAAATCGCCTTACCCTAAAATTATTCGGAGAAGTTTTCAACCAGCTTATGCTTCTCTTTCAATTGGTGGAACGCCTCTCTTGACCTCTGAATTGACCGTAGCATCCTTCG GAAATATGAGAGATGTGAATGCTTATGTGGATTTCAATATAGATATTCACATGTCTACAGACACCACCAAAACATGCAAGCTAGTCGAAGGAGTTGAAAATGCTTTGTCAGCAATGCCTCCTCTGATCCCGATTGTAATGGACGAAGAACTTTTTCTAGCTAACCATTCGTCATTTCCTGATAAATGTCCGAATGGTAATAGACAACCTAACGTTGATGCTAACTCCCCCTCTACTGAGCCTTCCTTGGTAAATGAACTGGAAACCCATAGTAATCAATTTg CAGGCCCGGGTGAGCTACAACTTCTACTTTCCCCACCATCTGCCGGTCAGGATAAGTCTCGTAATCATCCACCCGCTGCAAGTCCAAGCAAAATTGCTTCACCTCCAACGCTACCAACACCTGGGCCTACAAATCTTAGTCTACTACTCCAACAACCCAACCGTCTGCCACACCGGATGATCCtgcaatcaaaaaaaaaaaaagaaaacaagaaaagggacGGAAGAACATCACAGTGCTTA TGCAATATAAAAGGccattttagtaaaaaattgTCCCCAAAAAAAGGGATACGGTACTGCATCAATCCCGCAATGTAA
- the LOC116923141 gene encoding E3 ubiquitin-protein ligase arkadia-A, with protein MGDEQAGPSRNNTKDTGRSNSSGTNGSKSATDNVTKQAASLSTEETSSHLVYGNVRSTSPTTATQNCPAVDRECPSGHFENDLEMPELETPSPVLVPSRFLSPPVALHYDESLPLTLQMPASINVSVNLQPSTYNLSGPPDPVFLDDSMESGEREITITRNPYFDPSLSPGPVDEFLSLASFSSHVDGFHFGLEEAPAPPLWVNNNRVESFSPAATTTVTSDVRRKRPNSTQQDSNGNASKSKKQAENTGGEPVPGPSGFGVGRYAAGDDGPVADDLQLECLTDGSSSATESDIDDDDSCIEVVSVRPGISRQPEVVDLTISEDEASTPNPSTSFGFSRSGRQPKSSVSSKTKAVPKAEPPAAPIPVVVGENNHQQESEVRHASPAVVTVSPSSPIGSRPGTWCGCPGQFYVDGGRPPLGVAWPSNASQNRAHYIPNQSLRPSPLAHHATAFSYTPPPPAYHHPPPPPVLTLRLPSTVQTHGGARSPVWWSYPSMAVETIATSSPQQVIAEASSNPAAVHPPQPSQLAEATASPSPIFVPQTTAGYGFYHAAPTSGVSRPVDGRCTMPPAIARSFMRIHPIHQRIWHSQQRSQEAQRRHMDMAQRVSAGEPVDVSGPSSMANPPRMNQGAQNQQQPSGFSGPPPAYHPVAVERSSSPSPQFRTVHAPDLSGHMMPGVQAEIVVESTPVNLDPRHHHLPPPPAYAFAPSYHHHIAHFSLPGNLHISIGPGPAIPPAVPVPPPPRTIPMERVPPPAMPGVQGAAAVEIQPAHQQETPYHRGYPLYIHSQQHGAHHLHHHPPPPLIPLGNNPFLAGPPHHYPFLRPSTRLEEYMRLVEQRRMAQLSRGASQTCIERNTLSHSYKRLLRSNSSVDGDTNEDNTEKCTICLCEFEEGEDVRRLPCMHLFHVSCVDQWLTTVKFCPLCRVDIEAQVESKEQGDSRSWSSSSATSDGAALRLPPDATEMEAGAPAS; from the coding sequence ATGGGTGACGAACAAGCTGGTCCTTCCAGAAATAACACAAAGGATACAGGAAGATCTAACAGCTCAGGAACAAATGGGAGTAAGTCGGCAACAGATAATGTTACCAAACAAGCTGCATCACTGTCAACAGAGGAAACAAGTAGTCACCTTGTATATGGCAATGTGAGATCTACTTCACCCACCACAGCAACCCAAAACTGCCCTGCTGTAGATAGAGAATGCCCATCTGGCCATTTTGAGAATGATTTGGAGATGCCAGAATTAGAGACTCCTAGTCCTGTTCTGGTGCCTTCTCGATTTCTTTCACCCCCAGTGGCCTTGCACTATGATGAGTCATTACCATTGACTCTACAAATGCCAGCAAGCATCAATGTCAGTGTTAACTTGCAACCCTCAACATACAATCTGTCTGGACCCCCAGATCCTGTGTTTCTTGATGACAGCATGGAGAGTGGTGAGAGGGAAATCACCATTACACGAAATCCTTATTTCGACCCTTCCCTTTCACCGGGCCCAGTGGACGAGTTTCTTTCCCTTGCTTCGTTCAGTAGCCACGTCGACGGCTTTCACTTTGGACTGGAGGAAGCACCGGCACCTCCCCTATGGGTCAACAATAACCGCGTCGAATCTTTTTCTCCAGCTGCTACAACAACAGTTACGAGCGATGTTCGTCGCAAGAGACCAAATTCAACTCAACAAGATTCGAATGGCAACGCATCAAAGTCCAAAAAGCAGGCCGAAAATACTGGCGGAGAGCCCGTTCCCGGTCCATCGGGTTTCGGAGTCGGAAGATATGCTGCTGGTGATGATGGCCCAGTGGCTGATGACTTACAATTAGAATGTCTTACGGACGGCTCTTCCTCTGCCACCGAATCAGATATAGATGACGATGACAGTTGCATCGAAGTGGTTAGTGTTCGACCGGGAATTTCGCGACAACCTGAAGTAGTTGATCTTACCATTTCCGAAGATGAAGCCTCGACCCCCAATCCCTCAACATCGTTCGGCTTCTCCCGATCTGGGAGACAACCAAAATCGTCGGTATCTTCAAAGACAAAAGCTGTGCCTAAAGCTGAACCCCCAGCGGCACCCATACCAGTAGTCGTTGGAGAAAATAATCACCAGCAGGAATCTGAAGTAAGGCATGCATCACCGGCGGTGGTGACTGTTTCACCATCGTCACCTATTGGTAGTCGTCCTGGAACTTGGTGTGGATGTCCAGGACAATTCTACGTGGACGGTGGACGACCACCCCTAGGTGTGGCTTGGCCAAGTAATGCCAGTCAAAACCGAGCCCATTACATTCCGAATCAATCCCTTCGACCATCACCGTTGGCCCACCATGCCACAGCCTTCTCCTATACCCCACCTCCACCAGCTTATCACCATCCTCCGCCACCACCCGTTCTGACCCTTCGCTTACCTTCAACCGTTCAAACGCACGGAGGGGCTCGTTCGCCCGTCTGGTGGAGTTATCCCAGTATGGCAGTAGAAACAATAGCAACCTCTTCGCCACAGCAAGTTATAGCCGAGGCATCCTCTAATCCGGCCGCGGTACATCCCCCACAACCCAGTCAGTTGGCCGAAGCCACCGCTTCACCATCACCCATTTTTGTTCCTCAAACAACTGCTGGATATGGTTTCTACCATGCAGCACCCACTTCCGGCGTATCCAGGCCTGTAGATGGACGCTGCACAATGCCACCTGCCATTGCACGCAGTTTCATGCGTATCCATCCCATCCATCAAAGGATTTGGCATTCACAACAGCGTTCGCAAGAAGCTCAACGCCGCCATATGGATATGGCACAACGTGTCTCAGCTGGAGAGCCTGTCGATGTCAGCGGTCCGTCATCGATGGCAAACCCGCCGAGGATGAATCAAGGTGCCCAAAACCAGCAGCAACCATCTGGTTTCTCTGGCCCTCCGCCTGCATACCACCCAGTTGCAGTTGAACGCAGCAGCAGTCCATCACCGCAGTTCAGGACTGTGCATGCTCCAGATTTGAGTGGTCATATGATGCCAGGCGTCCAAGCTGAAATTGTTGTGGAGAGCACTCCTGTTAATTTGGATCCTCGCCATCATCATTTGCCTCCTCCTCCAGCCTATGCTTTTGCCCCGTCTTACCATCACCACATTGCCCATTTTAGCTTGCCTGGTAACTTGCACATTAGTATAGGTCCAGGTCCAGCCATCCCACCCGCAGTTCCAGTACCCCCGCCTCCACGTACCATACCGATGGAACGCGTCCCACCACCGGCAATGCCTGGTGTTCAAGGTGCCGCAGCCGTGGAAATTCAGCCAGCTCATCAGCAAGAAACGCCATATCACCGTGGCTATCCACTGTACATTCACAGCCAGCAACACGGAGCTCACCACCTTCATCACCATCCTCCCCCTCCACTGATCCCACTAGGCAACAACCCATTTTTGGCGGGGCCACCGCATCATTATCCATTCCTGCGTCCTTCTACGCGTCTAGAAGAGTACATGCGATTGGTGGAACAGCGTCGAATGGCCCAGCTATCGCGTGGGGCTTCGCAAACGTGCATCGAACGGAATACGCTGTCTCATTCATACAAACGTCTGCTGCGTAGCAACAGCAGCGTCGATGGTGACACCAACGAAGATAACACCGAAAAGTGCACGATTTGTCTGTGCGAATTTGAAGAAGGCGAAGATGTTCGCCGCCTACCTTGCATGCATTTGTTTCATGTCTCTTGTGTTGACCAGTGGCTGACCACTGTTAAATTTTGCCCACTTTGTCGAGTCGACATCGAAGCCCAAGTCGAATCGAAAGAGCAAGGGGATTCACGTAGCTGGAGTTCATCATCTGCCACGTCTGACGGAGCTGCCCTCCGTTTACCTCCAGACGCAACCGAAATGGAGGCCGGAGCTCCAGCCAGCTGA
- the LOC123466514 gene encoding uncharacterized protein LOC123466514 isoform X3, producing MQLQRDKCRMIESQLTVKDEKPASLVSQTVGEMKINQADYRPFVVTFGSHQPSPILTLPLNVPVAAAVFLSQGTILANSDPSTLQIIKPKPNENPPTVEGSKMSSPVSSVIPIPSTFPIAEPTAGAVHVEQSRNDHTTTEYVENSEHAHLLPSPCFVPNPLEGKKSPYPKIIRRSFQPAYASLSIGGTPLLTSELTVASFGNMRDVNAYVDFNIDIHMSTDTTKTCKLVEGVENALSAMPPLIPIVMDEELFLANHSSFPDKCPNGNRQPNVDANSPSTEPSLHPSAGPGELQLLLSPPSAGQDKSRNHPPAASPSKIASPPTLPTPGPTNLSLLLQQPNRLPHRMILQSKKKKENKKRDGRTSQCLCNIKGHFSKKLSPKKGIRYCINPAM from the exons ATGCAACTGCAACGTGATAAATGTC GAATGATAGAGAGTCAACTGACAGTTAAGGATGAGAAGCCTGCATCATTAGTCAGTCAGACTG TAggtgaaatgaaaattaatcAAGCTGATTATCGACCATTTGTTGTGACCTTTGGGTCACATCAGCCATCACCAATATTGACTCTGCCTCTCAATGTACCAGTGGCTGCAGCAGTCTTCCTTTCCCAGGGTACTATTCTTGCCAACTCAGATCCATCAACTCTTCAGATAATCAAACCAAAGCCCAATGAAAATCCGCCTACTGTGGAAGGAAGTAAAATGTCTTCTCCGGTGTCCTCTGTGATACCAATTCCAAGCACATTCCCTATTGCCGAACCGACAGCAGGAGCGGTACATGTCGAACAATCCCGCAATGATCACACAACAACCGAATACGTCGAAAATAGTGAGCATGCTCATCTTCTACCTTCCCCGTGTTTCGTACCGAATCCGCTAGAAGGGAAGAAATCGCCTTACCCTAAAATTATTCGGAGAAGTTTTCAACCAGCTTATGCTTCTCTTTCAATTGGTGGAACGCCTCTCTTGACCTCTGAATTGACCGTAGCATCCTTCG GAAATATGAGAGATGTGAATGCTTATGTGGATTTCAATATAGATATTCACATGTCTACAGACACCACCAAAACATGCAAGCTAGTCGAAGGAGTTGAAAATGCTTTGTCAGCAATGCCTCCTCTGATCCCGATTGTAATGGACGAAGAACTTTTTCTAGCTAACCATTCGTCATTTCCTGATAAATGTCCGAATGGTAATAGACAACCTAACGTTGATGCTAACTCCCCCTCTACTGAGCCTTCCTTG CATCCATCAGCAGGCCCGGGTGAGCTACAACTTCTACTTTCCCCACCATCTGCCGGTCAGGATAAGTCTCGTAATCATCCACCCGCTGCAAGTCCAAGCAAAATTGCTTCACCTCCAACGCTACCAACACCTGGGCCTACAAATCTTAGTCTACTACTCCAACAACCCAACCGTCTGCCACACCGGATGATCCtgcaatcaaaaaaaaaaaaagaaaacaagaaaagggacGGAAGAACATCACAGTGCTTA TGCAATATAAAAGGccattttagtaaaaaattgTCCCCAAAAAAAGGGATACGGTACTGCATCAATCCCGCAATGTAA